From Mucilaginibacter rubeus, a single genomic window includes:
- a CDS encoding GDSL-type esterase/lipase family protein encodes MRFKRLNIFLFLAFMIPGYCSALATGIKWTEFHAPLQKVLNGISEGKGNYPYLNFITNTSNIVIRLAYEPAQHLTRKAVEGTCKLYVLDDDGTWAEFDGTRSEKDSVILSFRDISTDNHQPRKAIEYRLFLPAGQAPTDIAIGTDAQSQFELLPLQPEKQIVIYKQAGEDKDSEAGTSWPARLERTLDRHFIVFAGKTDRKAFLRESKKSGTKAVFLELCAYRGAGMISDIIKDARQIKQAGIPVFIVPCEHAPSKQTQAALKEISRQTAGLKGVYALSHPAADDWTDFGSQVRFALQEPEGGISTMSPLTQHRDRNYDWRQRHADELALIRQKAPKNIIFANSIIHYWGGLPQSTIARGKDSWDTYLQSLGVQNMGFGWDRIENVLWRIYHDELDGFKADHILLMIGTNNLQSNTDDEIVKGLGQLIAAAKIRQPQSGLIISGIMPRRNMEARIAVLNGSIEKLAQEMGIKYVNPGIVFLNEAGKIKEELFGDGLHPNAAGYGLLAPLIAKSFSED; translated from the coding sequence ATGAGATTTAAGAGATTAAATATATTTCTTTTCCTTGCTTTCATGATTCCGGGATATTGCTCAGCCCTGGCAACCGGTATTAAGTGGACTGAGTTTCACGCACCGCTTCAAAAGGTTTTGAATGGGATATCTGAAGGGAAAGGCAACTATCCTTATTTGAATTTTATTACCAATACCAGTAATATCGTCATCCGCCTGGCTTATGAGCCAGCTCAACATCTCACACGAAAAGCTGTAGAAGGCACTTGCAAATTGTATGTTTTGGATGATGACGGAACATGGGCTGAATTTGATGGAACCAGATCAGAAAAAGATTCGGTTATATTATCGTTTCGGGATATTTCAACGGATAACCACCAACCCCGCAAAGCTATCGAATACAGGCTGTTTTTGCCGGCAGGGCAGGCACCGACGGATATTGCCATTGGTACAGATGCACAAAGCCAATTTGAGTTGCTACCACTTCAGCCCGAAAAACAAATTGTCATTTATAAGCAGGCAGGGGAGGATAAGGATAGTGAAGCGGGAACAAGTTGGCCAGCCAGGCTGGAAAGAACCCTGGATCGCCACTTTATTGTTTTTGCTGGGAAAACTGATCGAAAGGCATTCCTACGCGAAAGCAAAAAGTCCGGTACAAAAGCGGTATTCCTGGAGCTTTGTGCTTACAGGGGTGCCGGTATGATAAGTGATATTATTAAGGATGCGCGGCAAATTAAGCAGGCGGGTATTCCTGTCTTTATCGTTCCTTGTGAGCATGCTCCATCTAAACAAACACAGGCAGCATTGAAGGAAATAAGCAGGCAAACAGCAGGATTAAAAGGCGTATATGCGTTAAGCCACCCGGCGGCAGATGATTGGACTGATTTCGGTTCGCAAGTGCGCTTTGCACTGCAGGAACCGGAGGGCGGAATTTCAACCATGAGTCCTTTAACCCAGCACCGTGACAGAAACTACGACTGGCGGCAACGGCATGCAGATGAACTGGCTTTGATCAGGCAAAAGGCACCTAAAAATATCATATTTGCCAATTCCATTATTCACTACTGGGGCGGCCTGCCGCAATCAACCATCGCAAGGGGAAAAGATTCGTGGGACACTTATCTGCAGTCGTTGGGTGTGCAGAATATGGGCTTTGGCTGGGACAGGATCGAAAACGTGCTGTGGAGAATCTATCATGACGAACTCGACGGTTTTAAAGCCGATCATATCTTGTTGATGATAGGCACCAATAACCTGCAATCAAATACCGATGATGAAATTGTTAAGGGGCTCGGGCAGCTTATTGCTGCTGCCAAAATAAGGCAGCCCCAAAGCGGGCTAATTATTTCAGGAATCATGCCGCGCCGTAATATGGAAGCAAGGATCGCAGTTCTTAACGGCTCCATTGAAAAGCTTGCACAGGAGATGGGTATCAAGTACGTCAATCCCGGAATTGTATTCCTGAATGAGGCAGGCAAAATTAAAGAGGAATTGTTTGGTGACGGGCTTCATCCTAATGCTGCCGGCTACGGCCTGCTTGCCCCGCTTATAGCGAAATCATTTAGTGAAGATTGA